A single genomic interval of Helianthus annuus cultivar XRQ/B chromosome 13, HanXRQr2.0-SUNRISE, whole genome shotgun sequence harbors:
- the LOC110900454 gene encoding ATP-dependent DNA helicase PIF1-like, protein MVLTEISVLLQSMGKNINEFDLPKITDDVNLQDAGCHELQEEYGIVLEPEHLSAKDSLNPDQKNVFDEIMMHVDNDLPGVFFIDGPGGTGKTFLYIALLAEIRSRGLIALATASLGAAANNMPGGRTAHSRFQIPLNLENNSMCNIKKQSGAAKLIRSAKVIIWDEASMAKRQAIKAVDRTFQDIIGVSLPFGGKIMVMGGDFRQVFPVIKRGTRAQIVDSSVRMSPLWSLTKKMRLTINMRALKDPWFSKFLLRVGDGTEEPIEGNYIRIPDDMTIQCNDRENAIKELIHAIFPSIEDNVYSSDYIISRAILSTKNESVDEINNQMIEIFQGEEKVYYSFDEAEDDQRNFYPVEFLNSLNISRLKIGCPIILLRNIDPSHGLCNGTRFICKGFMRNVIDAEIAVGQHAGKRVFFAKNPSNPF, encoded by the coding sequence ATGGTTCTTACTGAAATTAGTGTCTTGCTACAATCCATGGGTAAAAATATCAATGAATTCGACCTTCCTAAGATAACAGACGATGTTAACTTACAAGATGCAGGTTGTCATGAGTTACAAGAAGAGTATGGAATTGTTTTGGAACCTGAACACTTGAGTGCCAAAGATTCACTTAATCCGGACCAAAAAAACGTGTTTGATGAGATCATGATGCATGTTGATAATGATCTTCCAGGCGTGTTCTTTATTGATGGCCCAGGTGGAACTGGAAAAACATTTTTGTACATTGCCTTGCTTGCTGAAATTCGGTCACGTGGTCTTATTGCTCTCGCAACAGCTTCATTAGGTGCAGCGGCTAATAATATGCCAGGAGGTAGAACGGCTCACTCAAGATTCCAGATTCCTCTTAATCTTGAAAATAATTCAATGTGCAATATCAAAAAACAGAGTGGGGCCGCTAAACTGATTCGGTCTGCCAAAGTAATCATATGGGATGAAGCGTCGATGGCTAAACGACAGGCGATAAAGGCAGTCGATCGTACATTCCAAGACATTATAGGCGTTAGTCTCCCATTTGGTGGGAAGATAATGGTTATGGGAGGTGACTTCAGACAGGTGTTTCCGGTTATTAAACGTGGCACTCGAGCACAGATTGTAGACTCCAGCGTACGAATGTCACCTCTTTGGTCTTTGACTAAGAAGATGCGGTTGACCATAAATATGAGAGCGCTGAAAGATCCATGGTTTTCTAAATTTCTTTTAAGAGTCGGCGATGGAACTGAAGAACCAATCGAAGGAAACTATATTCGCATACCTGATGACATGACAATTCAATGCAACGACAGAGAAAACGCTATAAAAGAATTGATCCATGCCATCTTTCCATCAATTGAAGATAATGTATATTCTTCAGATTATATAATCTCTAGAGCAATATTGTCCACTAAAAATGAGAGTGTTGACGAGATTAATAATCAAATGATTGaaatttttcaaggggaggaaaAAGTTTATTACAGTTTTGATGAAGCTGAAGACGATCAGCGTAACTTCTATCCGGTCGAGTTCTTAAACTCGCTAAATATTAGTCGTTTAAAAATTGGATGCCCAATAATATTGTTACGTAATATCGATCCATCACATGGCCTGTGTAATGGCACGCGGTTTATATGTAAGGGTTTCATGCGAAATGTTATTGATGCGGAAATTGCAGTTGGTCAACATGCCGGAAAAAGAGTTTTTTTTGCCAAGAATCCCTCTAACCCTTTCTGA